A single region of the Parasphingorhabdus litoris DSM 22379 genome encodes:
- a CDS encoding crotonase/enoyl-CoA hydratase family protein — protein sequence MSERVTISVENHIADVRFNRPEKMNALDPEQIDAIIEATDKLAEMKDVRAIVLSGNGKGFCAGLDMASFTQSSTTGSLTDRSYGNANKYQHVVLQWRRLPAPVIVAIHGACVGGGLQFASAADVRIATPDSKLSIMEMRWGLIPDMGSYSTWRSFVRDDILRELTYTNRIFSGEEGKELGFVSHLADDPHAKAMELAAEIAGKNPDAIKAAKRLMNQLPDMNEDEILMMESVEQDKVGRAPNQKEAVMAFMQKRAANFND from the coding sequence ATGTCAGAACGCGTCACTATCTCGGTTGAAAACCATATTGCCGATGTCCGGTTCAACCGACCGGAAAAAATGAATGCGCTCGACCCAGAGCAGATTGATGCGATTATTGAGGCGACGGACAAGCTCGCCGAAATGAAGGATGTGCGGGCGATCGTGCTGTCCGGCAATGGCAAGGGATTTTGTGCAGGCCTGGATATGGCGAGCTTTACGCAGTCGAGTACGACCGGCAGTCTGACCGACCGCAGCTATGGCAACGCGAATAAATATCAGCATGTCGTGCTGCAGTGGCGGCGACTGCCTGCGCCAGTGATTGTCGCCATTCACGGTGCCTGTGTCGGTGGCGGCCTACAATTTGCGTCGGCGGCGGACGTGCGGATTGCGACGCCGGATTCCAAGCTATCGATTATGGAAATGCGCTGGGGCCTCATCCCCGATATGGGCAGCTACTCAACCTGGCGCAGCTTTGTGCGCGATGATATTTTGCGCGAGCTGACTTACACCAACCGGATATTCTCTGGCGAGGAAGGCAAAGAGCTGGGCTTTGTTTCGCATCTCGCCGATGATCCGCATGCCAAGGCGATGGAACTGGCGGCGGAAATTGCCGGCAAGAACCCGGATGCGATCAAGGCCGCCAAGCGGTTGATGAACCAGCTGCCGGACATGAATGAAGACGAGATCCTGATGATGGAAAGCGTCGAGCAGGACAAGGTGGGCAGGGCGCCCAATCAGAAAGAGGCAGTCATGGCCTTCATGCAGAAGCGCGCGGCCAATTTTAACGACTAG
- a CDS encoding TIGR02186 family protein yields MTGLRSKCSKVLGCLAILFLATANTPVLVPDVSQDKISIQGDFNGAQLLLFGAITYPPGTRNRERADIVVVLKGPTESIVVREKQQVAGIWINAASSEFRSAPGYYAVASSRPVEEIVDDKTADIYELGLDHLQLSPAGAIDSQELARFTNGLVDLNSRGRLYKNLPNSVEITDSVLYQARINLPASVPVGEYSAETFLIIDGRVEAAEIKEITIEKIGMGRFITNLSQENGFIYGLMAVLISIIFGWGAGYLFRKM; encoded by the coding sequence ATGACGGGCCTGCGATCAAAATGTAGCAAGGTGCTGGGCTGTCTGGCGATATTGTTTCTGGCTACAGCGAATACACCCGTTCTTGTGCCCGATGTGTCGCAGGACAAGATCAGCATCCAGGGCGATTTCAATGGTGCGCAGCTATTGTTATTTGGCGCGATCACATATCCACCGGGCACGCGCAACCGCGAGCGAGCGGATATTGTTGTTGTTCTGAAAGGCCCGACTGAATCCATCGTGGTGCGCGAAAAGCAGCAAGTGGCAGGAATATGGATCAATGCCGCGAGCAGCGAATTTCGATCTGCTCCTGGCTATTATGCCGTTGCATCCTCGCGGCCGGTTGAGGAAATTGTCGATGACAAGACGGCTGATATTTATGAACTGGGGCTCGATCATCTGCAATTGTCACCGGCTGGCGCCATTGACAGTCAGGAACTGGCGCGATTTACCAATGGCCTTGTCGATCTGAACAGCCGTGGACGATTGTACAAGAATCTTCCCAACAGCGTCGAGATTACCGATTCCGTTCTCTATCAGGCACGGATAAATTTGCCGGCCAGTGTGCCAGTGGGTGAATATTCTGCGGAGACATTTCTAATTATCGATGGCCGGGTAGAGGCCGCAGAAATCAAGGAAATCACCATCGAAAAAATCGGTATGGGGCGTTTCATTACCAACCTGTCTCAGGAAAACGGTTTCATATATGGTTTGATGGCCGTGCTCATTTCGATCATCTTTGGCTGGGGTGCGGGATATCTGTTTCGTAAGATGTAA
- a CDS encoding 2-hydroxychromene-2-carboxylate isomerase, whose translation MTVSVDFYFDLSSPWTCLAFHNIQPIIADTGAEIIWKPFLVGGVFNAVNQSVYAARENPDNPKFVHSFRVMKDWAALAGIPMNFPSEHHPVKSVHAMRACCALEEDQAALHKFATAAFNAYYTDQRNLDDPAVLAAIANEIGMDGEALVAQTQEQAVKDRLRANTEEAIARGAYGSPSIFVPYQGGERMYFGNDQLPLVNRAIKLAADT comes from the coding sequence ATGACCGTAAGTGTAGATTTTTATTTTGACCTTTCGTCCCCGTGGACCTGTCTGGCGTTTCACAATATCCAGCCAATTATCGCGGACACCGGCGCAGAAATCATCTGGAAGCCGTTTTTGGTTGGCGGCGTCTTCAACGCGGTGAACCAAAGCGTTTATGCCGCGCGCGAAAATCCCGACAATCCGAAATTCGTGCACAGCTTTCGGGTGATGAAAGACTGGGCGGCGCTGGCCGGGATACCGATGAATTTTCCGAGCGAGCATCATCCGGTCAAGTCCGTCCACGCGATGCGGGCCTGTTGCGCGTTGGAGGAGGATCAGGCGGCGCTGCATAAATTCGCGACGGCGGCTTTTAACGCCTATTATACCGATCAGCGCAATCTGGATGATCCGGCGGTATTGGCCGCAATTGCCAATGAAATCGGAATGGATGGCGAGGCGCTGGTAGCGCAGACGCAGGAACAGGCCGTGAAAGACAGATTGCGCGCCAATACCGAGGAAGCCATCGCCCGCGGCGCCTATGGATCGCCTAGCATTTTTGTGCCTTATCAAGGCGGCGAGCGAATGTATTTTGGCAATGATCAGTTGCCGTTGGTTAATCGAGCGATTAAACTCGCGGCTGATACCTAA
- a CDS encoding organic hydroperoxide resistance protein: MSINVIYKTSATATGGRDGSAKSDDGSVDVKLVVPKEMGGPGGDGANPEKLFACGYSACFLGAMKAVSGKAGISVPADATVTAHIGFGPREAGGYGITADLEISLPGVDQADGEKLVHAAHEVCPYSNATRGNVDVGLTVV, from the coding sequence ATGTCCATCAATGTCATCTACAAAACCAGCGCCACCGCCACCGGAGGCCGCGACGGGTCAGCCAAATCGGATGACGGATCGGTCGACGTCAAGCTGGTTGTGCCCAAGGAAATGGGCGGCCCGGGCGGCGACGGCGCCAATCCCGAAAAACTGTTCGCCTGCGGCTATTCCGCCTGCTTCCTCGGCGCGATGAAAGCGGTATCGGGCAAAGCGGGCATCAGCGTCCCGGCCGACGCCACGGTCACGGCCCATATCGGCTTCGGCCCCCGCGAAGCCGGCGGCTACGGCATCACCGCCGACCTCGAAATCAGCCTACCCGGCGTCGATCAGGCCGATGGCGAAAAGCTGGTCCATGCAGCCCACGAAGTTTGCCCCTATTCCAACGCAACGCGGGGCAATGTTGATGTTGGTTTAACCGTTGTGTGA
- a CDS encoding spinster family MFS transporter → MSATQAQEAPTTNTGQAFGTTGYRNYVLFSLLVVYTLNFIDRALIGVISEPIIQEFQLTDLQFGLLSGFGFALTYTLFGIPIARFAERYNRVRIIAFSVIFWSIMTALCGLAGSFLALLVFRIGVGIGEAGCTPPANSIIADYFPPRSRARALAIYAMGVTLGSALAAAFGGPIAEIFSWREAFIILGLPGVLIGLIVLFTIKEPPRGYSDPPGTPQVEKLGFGETLKKLSGNRSYWINALAATIVAFVGYGVSSFQVSFFVRVHELSIADAALQLVLPVSLAAAAGTFGGGYAIEKLSGRFINAVAWVPGWSLILSLPLYWIGFSTDSQATALVMLIVAAFLHYTYLGSQYTIAQGVVDVKARATAIAILLFVVNLIGYGLGPLFVGAISDFLSASYISSNAALSSQMTLELCKGTDADILAAGSQAALEACRQATGEGVRDALRFTAMIYGLSGLAYLWLCKHLQKDLLAKMS, encoded by the coding sequence ATGAGTGCAACTCAGGCCCAAGAGGCACCCACCACAAATACCGGACAGGCATTTGGTACGACTGGTTATCGCAACTACGTTCTCTTTTCATTGCTCGTTGTTTATACGCTCAATTTTATCGATCGCGCTCTGATTGGCGTCATTTCAGAACCAATCATTCAGGAATTTCAACTCACCGATTTACAGTTTGGCTTGCTCTCTGGCTTTGGGTTTGCCCTGACATATACGCTTTTCGGAATTCCCATCGCTCGCTTTGCGGAACGCTATAACCGCGTCCGCATCATCGCATTCAGTGTTATATTCTGGTCCATCATGACCGCGCTGTGCGGACTTGCCGGCAGTTTTCTTGCGCTTCTCGTATTTCGCATTGGTGTCGGAATCGGCGAGGCGGGTTGCACACCGCCAGCCAATTCAATCATCGCAGACTATTTCCCCCCGCGCAGCCGAGCGCGAGCGCTTGCCATCTATGCGATGGGCGTTACCCTTGGCAGCGCACTGGCCGCAGCGTTTGGCGGCCCCATTGCGGAGATTTTTTCCTGGCGTGAAGCCTTTATAATATTGGGCCTGCCGGGTGTTCTCATTGGCCTGATCGTATTGTTCACAATCAAGGAACCACCACGGGGCTATTCTGACCCCCCTGGCACACCACAGGTTGAGAAACTGGGCTTTGGCGAAACGCTGAAAAAATTAAGCGGAAACCGGAGTTACTGGATCAACGCCCTCGCCGCGACAATTGTCGCTTTTGTGGGTTACGGAGTCTCCAGTTTCCAGGTTTCGTTCTTTGTTCGCGTGCATGAATTGAGCATTGCCGATGCCGCCTTGCAACTGGTTCTGCCCGTGTCGCTCGCAGCGGCGGCCGGAACCTTTGGAGGAGGATATGCGATCGAGAAGCTGAGCGGACGCTTCATTAACGCCGTAGCCTGGGTACCAGGCTGGTCGCTCATTTTGTCTCTGCCTCTTTATTGGATTGGCTTTTCGACAGACAGTCAAGCAACGGCATTGGTCATGCTGATCGTAGCAGCGTTTCTGCATTACACATATCTGGGTTCGCAATATACGATTGCTCAAGGCGTGGTTGATGTGAAAGCACGAGCGACAGCGATCGCGATCTTGCTATTTGTCGTCAACTTGATCGGATACGGTCTTGGCCCCCTGTTTGTTGGTGCGATCAGCGACTTCCTATCTGCATCCTATATCAGCAGCAATGCCGCTTTGAGCAGCCAGATGACGCTGGAACTTTGCAAAGGCACCGATGCGGACATTTTGGCCGCGGGTAGCCAGGCTGCACTGGAAGCCTGTCGTCAAGCGACGGGCGAAGGTGTACGGGATGCATTGCGCTTCACCGCCATGATTTACGGCCTTTCCGGGCTTGCCTATCTGTGGCTTTGCAAGCATCTTCAGAAAGACCTGCTCGCCAAAATGAGCTAA
- a CDS encoding acyl-CoA thioesterase: MSKPEPWQLSKASYPFSNVTQTRFGDMDLLGHINNVAMADLFENGRVRFNRSMGMENRAEGDRWLIAAVQINYLREAHFPDDAEICSGIGRIGNSSWDILSAAFQNDQCVATCTTTLVLTNPQGAKVIDADFRAVLEAQMVKRD; this comes from the coding sequence ATGTCCAAACCCGAACCATGGCAGCTGTCAAAGGCCAGCTATCCCTTTTCCAATGTCACCCAGACGCGCTTTGGTGATATGGACCTGCTTGGCCATATCAACAATGTCGCGATGGCCGATCTGTTCGAAAATGGCCGGGTCCGTTTTAACCGGTCCATGGGTATGGAAAACCGCGCGGAGGGTGACCGCTGGCTGATCGCCGCAGTGCAGATCAACTATCTGCGAGAGGCCCATTTCCCCGACGATGCGGAGATTTGCAGCGGCATTGGCCGGATCGGCAACTCATCCTGGGACATCCTGTCGGCGGCGTTCCAGAACGACCAGTGCGTCGCGACCTGCACCACGACACTGGTGCTGACCAACCCGCAAGGTGCCAAGGTCATTGACGCTGATTTTCGAGCTGTGCTTGAGGCCCAGATGGTCAAGCGCGACTAG
- a CDS encoding glycosyl transferase family protein yields MGAYILPTIDLVQKELLLFASLCFILGAIDDAIFDITWVMHSIKRKLFVYTRHKRLIVDQLPASKNNSPLAIFVPAWQEAPVIGAMLRRCINQWDHDHYRIYVGCYPNDGATIAAVADAARDTGKIRMVICDRDGPTSKADCLNRLWWALCQDEILESTKFKSVILQDAEDLIHPKALDLFDYLIDRASLVQIPVIPRRAARSIWVAGHYGDEFAEMHGKQMVLREALGVAMPSAGVGCAFRRDELQRLSALTYGKPFDATSLTEDYEIGLQLTRGNSRGIFARLKDKEGQWVATQEFFPESLDDAIRQKSRWMMGIALSGWDRLGWQGCWRENWMRFRDRKASFAAFVLSLAYLAILLTASLYVLKLGNLYEPQPFPDLLMAMLWINAFFVLWRLAFKGYFVFKLYGLREALLSIPRTFIANIINILAARRALFQYLKSLAGIAPKWEKTNHFHPHSADVRQLRPTGIPDRDE; encoded by the coding sequence ATGGGCGCGTATATCCTGCCGACTATCGACCTTGTCCAAAAGGAACTGCTCCTGTTTGCGAGCCTGTGCTTCATCCTTGGCGCGATAGATGATGCGATATTTGACATCACGTGGGTGATGCATTCGATAAAGCGAAAGCTGTTTGTCTATACGCGCCACAAGCGCCTCATTGTCGATCAGTTGCCAGCATCCAAAAACAACAGCCCATTGGCGATATTTGTGCCGGCTTGGCAGGAAGCCCCAGTTATTGGCGCCATGCTCAGGCGCTGTATCAATCAATGGGATCATGATCATTATCGCATCTATGTCGGTTGTTATCCCAATGATGGTGCGACCATCGCGGCTGTTGCCGATGCAGCAAGAGATACCGGCAAAATCCGCATGGTCATATGTGACCGCGATGGTCCAACGTCGAAAGCAGATTGCTTGAACAGATTGTGGTGGGCTTTGTGTCAGGACGAAATTTTGGAATCGACCAAGTTTAAATCGGTCATCCTGCAAGATGCAGAAGACCTGATCCACCCCAAGGCTTTGGACCTGTTCGACTATCTTATAGACCGTGCGTCGCTGGTCCAGATACCGGTCATCCCGCGCCGGGCAGCGCGCTCCATCTGGGTGGCTGGCCATTATGGTGATGAATTTGCGGAGATGCATGGCAAGCAAATGGTTCTGCGAGAAGCGCTTGGCGTGGCTATGCCTTCGGCCGGTGTCGGATGTGCGTTCCGGCGCGATGAGCTGCAGCGACTATCTGCACTGACATATGGCAAGCCTTTTGATGCGACTAGTTTGACAGAAGACTATGAAATCGGTCTTCAACTGACACGGGGCAATAGTCGCGGGATCTTTGCGCGCCTGAAAGACAAAGAGGGGCAATGGGTCGCGACACAGGAGTTTTTCCCCGAATCTCTTGATGATGCGATACGGCAGAAAAGTCGCTGGATGATGGGAATTGCCCTGTCCGGATGGGACCGGTTGGGGTGGCAAGGCTGCTGGCGCGAAAATTGGATGCGTTTTCGGGATCGCAAGGCCAGTTTCGCAGCTTTTGTCTTGTCCCTTGCTTATCTGGCAATCCTGTTGACTGCTTCTCTATATGTTCTGAAACTCGGCAATCTTTATGAGCCGCAGCCATTTCCCGATTTGCTGATGGCGATGCTTTGGATCAACGCATTTTTTGTCCTCTGGCGCCTGGCGTTCAAAGGATATTTTGTTTTCAAACTATATGGCCTGCGAGAAGCGTTGCTTTCAATCCCGAGAACTTTCATCGCCAACATTATCAACATCTTGGCTGCGCGGCGGGCCCTGTTTCAATATTTGAAAAGCCTGGCAGGAATTGCGCCCAAATGGGAGAAAACAAACCATTTTCATCCGCATTCGGCAGATGTTCGACAGTTAAGGCCAACCGGGATTCCTGATCGCGATGAATGA
- a CDS encoding glutathione binding-like protein — MIDLYFAPTPNGWKISVMLEECGLDYQVKWVNIGAGEQFEPDFLAISPNNRIPAIVDHDPIEGDEPISVFETGAILLYLANKAEQFLPHDLPGQIAATEWLMWQMGGLGPMMGQHGHFKLYAPDRIAYATERYRNEVLRLFGVMDRRLAEHDYLAGSDYSIADMACFPWVQTYKRQEIDLADFASVKRWYEELKQREGLRRGMALGRDKINRNPQDDAEVRKTLFGIKE, encoded by the coding sequence ATGATTGATCTTTATTTTGCCCCCACACCCAATGGCTGGAAGATCAGCGTGATGCTCGAGGAATGCGGGCTCGATTATCAGGTCAAGTGGGTGAATATCGGGGCAGGGGAGCAGTTTGAGCCGGATTTTCTGGCGATCAGCCCGAATAACCGCATCCCCGCCATTGTCGATCATGACCCGATCGAAGGCGATGAGCCGATCAGCGTTTTCGAAACCGGCGCGATCCTGCTCTATCTGGCGAACAAGGCGGAGCAATTCCTGCCGCATGATTTGCCCGGTCAGATTGCGGCGACGGAATGGCTGATGTGGCAAATGGGCGGGCTGGGGCCGATGATGGGGCAACATGGCCATTTCAAACTCTACGCGCCCGACCGTATCGCCTATGCCACCGAACGCTATCGCAACGAAGTGCTGCGGCTGTTCGGGGTGATGGACCGGCGGCTGGCAGAGCATGATTATCTGGCCGGCAGCGATTACAGCATCGCCGATATGGCCTGCTTTCCGTGGGTGCAGACCTATAAGCGGCAGGAAATTGATCTGGCGGATTTTGCCAGCGTGAAGCGCTGGTATGAGGAGCTGAAGCAGCGTGAGGGATTGCGGCGCGGCATGGCGCTGGGCCGCGACAAAATTAATCGCAACCCGCAAGATGATGCCGAAGTGCGCAAAACGCTTTTCGGGATAAAGGAATGA
- a CDS encoding ATP-binding protein → MSDMGSHNFPAARPLPQSDEQDVTPPVATHAPTSTPKRTEGHQIGEVIEIAGSGSRIVMDAAVLAGLADHPDPTVKMAGQVGNQVKIRVGQTWLLANIRTQKLYEGQSGLIIAEIDFLGEGDEERLTGHIYNFRRGVTRYPVPGSVIYAVTTADLKQVYASDGRSNVEIGTVYPTDDIRGALYVDSMLGKHFALLGSTGTGKSTSAALILHKICDIAPEGHILMIDPHGEYSAAFKTNGRLFDVNNLNLPYWLMNFREHCEVFVQSTGDAKQMDCDILAKCLLAAKAKSQAAQGVAKLTVDSPVPYLLSDLTNIIQNEMGKLDKSTNSAPYMRLKTKIDEIKADPRYSFMFSGMLVGDTMGDFLSKIFRLPSDGKPISIIDVSAVPSEITPTVVAVLSRLVFDYSIWAKNEPQRPILLVCEEAHRYIPNDDVGGESSVRDILSRIAKEGRKYGVSLGLITQRPSDLAEGVLSQCGTILSMRLNNDRDQAFVKAAMPEGARGFLDSIPALRNREIICCGEGVAIPIRVSLDTLAEEKRPASEDPVFSELWRDHGGEEEIIQRVIKRWRSQGR, encoded by the coding sequence ATGTCAGATATGGGTTCCCATAATTTCCCAGCGGCACGGCCGCTCCCGCAAAGCGATGAACAAGATGTGACGCCTCCGGTTGCGACACATGCGCCGACATCGACACCAAAGCGGACCGAAGGGCATCAGATAGGCGAAGTCATTGAAATTGCCGGCTCGGGTTCCCGCATCGTTATGGATGCAGCGGTCCTTGCGGGGCTGGCTGATCATCCCGATCCGACGGTAAAAATGGCTGGTCAGGTGGGTAACCAAGTGAAAATCCGTGTCGGCCAGACATGGCTTCTGGCCAATATCCGCACCCAGAAACTATATGAAGGGCAAAGCGGCCTGATCATCGCTGAAATCGATTTTCTCGGTGAAGGTGATGAAGAACGACTCACGGGGCATATCTATAACTTCCGCCGCGGTGTAACCCGCTATCCGGTTCCCGGTTCGGTTATTTATGCGGTGACGACTGCTGACCTGAAGCAGGTTTACGCATCGGATGGACGGTCCAATGTAGAGATCGGAACGGTGTATCCGACCGACGATATTCGCGGAGCGCTTTATGTTGACTCCATGCTTGGCAAGCACTTTGCGTTGTTGGGTTCAACCGGTACTGGTAAATCGACATCAGCCGCGCTGATCCTGCACAAGATCTGCGATATTGCGCCAGAGGGACATATCCTGATGATTGACCCTCACGGGGAATATTCAGCGGCATTCAAGACCAATGGCCGGCTGTTTGATGTGAACAACCTCAATCTGCCTTATTGGCTAATGAATTTCCGCGAACATTGTGAAGTTTTCGTTCAGTCCACCGGCGATGCCAAGCAAATGGATTGCGATATTCTTGCAAAATGTCTGCTCGCTGCCAAAGCCAAAAGTCAGGCGGCGCAAGGTGTTGCCAAACTGACCGTGGACAGTCCCGTGCCATATCTTCTTTCCGATCTGACGAATATTATTCAGAACGAGATGGGCAAGCTCGACAAATCGACCAATTCTGCGCCCTATATGCGGCTGAAAACGAAGATTGATGAGATTAAGGCTGATCCGCGCTACAGCTTCATGTTCTCCGGCATGTTGGTGGGTGACACCATGGGAGATTTCCTGTCCAAGATTTTCCGTCTGCCATCCGATGGCAAGCCGATTTCGATCATCGACGTCTCCGCGGTTCCGTCCGAAATTACGCCAACCGTTGTTGCCGTTTTGAGCCGTCTGGTTTTCGACTATTCTATCTGGGCAAAAAATGAACCTCAGCGACCCATATTGTTGGTCTGCGAAGAGGCTCACCGTTACATTCCCAATGATGATGTTGGCGGTGAAAGCAGTGTCCGTGATATTTTGAGCCGGATTGCCAAAGAGGGCCGTAAATACGGTGTTTCCCTGGGGCTGATCACCCAGCGTCCTTCGGATTTGGCGGAAGGTGTGTTGTCACAATGCGGTACGATCCTGTCGATGCGTTTGAACAATGACCGCGACCAAGCTTTTGTGAAAGCAGCTATGCCAGAAGGTGCGCGCGGCTTCCTGGATTCTATTCCAGCGCTGAGAAACCGAGAGATTATCTGCTGCGGTGAGGGTGTTGCCATTCCGATCCGTGTGTCACTCGATACGCTGGCCGAAGAAAAACGTCCGGCATCGGAAGATCCGGTCTTCTCCGAACTGTGGCGTGACCATGGCGGCGAAGAAGAGATTATTCAGCGGGTCATCAAACGCTGGAGAAGTCAGGGGCGTTAA
- the gshB gene encoding glutathione synthase encodes MTLKIAVQMDPMESVNIAGDSSFALMIAAQKRGHRLYHYDVKDLTYLAGRLTTLAHPVKVQQVHGDHYEFGEQVRLDLGSDVDVVLMRQDPPFDVGYITATHLLERIEHETLVINNPASVRNAPEKVYVLDYAKFMPPTLISRNIDEIRAFQDEHGGIVVKPLHGNGGKAIFLIPEDGSNLSALIEVFNQTWPEPHMIQPFLPEVQDGDKRIVLVDGEVAGAINRKPGKGEFRSNLAQGGYAEAAELTDREKEICAAMGPDLKRLGLLFVGIDVIGGKWLTEINVTSPTGIVAIDKFNGTDTAGMIWDAIEGRLS; translated from the coding sequence ATGACCCTGAAAATAGCCGTGCAAATGGATCCCATGGAATCCGTCAATATTGCGGGAGACAGCAGCTTTGCATTGATGATCGCGGCGCAAAAGCGCGGGCATCGGCTGTATCATTATGATGTCAAAGACCTGACCTATCTGGCTGGACGCCTCACGACCCTCGCGCATCCGGTAAAGGTGCAGCAGGTGCACGGCGATCATTATGAATTTGGCGAACAGGTGCGGCTCGATCTAGGTAGCGATGTTGACGTGGTGTTGATGCGGCAGGATCCCCCGTTTGATGTCGGTTATATAACCGCGACCCATTTACTGGAACGGATTGAGCATGAAACGCTGGTGATCAACAATCCTGCATCAGTCCGGAACGCGCCCGAAAAAGTATATGTGCTCGACTATGCCAAATTTATGCCGCCCACGTTGATATCGCGAAATATTGATGAAATTCGGGCTTTTCAGGATGAGCATGGCGGCATTGTTGTGAAGCCACTCCACGGTAATGGCGGTAAAGCCATCTTCCTGATCCCGGAAGATGGCAGTAATTTAAGCGCGTTAATCGAGGTATTTAATCAGACTTGGCCAGAACCGCATATGATCCAGCCCTTTCTTCCGGAAGTCCAGGATGGCGATAAGCGTATCGTTTTGGTGGACGGTGAAGTGGCGGGAGCGATCAATCGTAAACCCGGCAAAGGCGAATTCCGCTCCAATCTTGCGCAAGGCGGTTATGCTGAAGCGGCTGAACTCACCGATCGTGAAAAAGAAATCTGTGCCGCCATGGGCCCGGATTTGAAAAGACTGGGGCTGCTCTTCGTTGGCATTGATGTAATTGGCGGAAAATGGCTAACCGAAATTAATGTCACCTCCCCAACCGGGATTGTTGCGATCGACAAGTTCAACGGAACGGACACCGCCGGCATGATCTGGGATGCGATTGAAGGACGGTTGAGTTGA
- a CDS encoding sulfite exporter TauE/SafE family protein produces MDIYLPIANLSVDAFVIVLLGGLVGILSGMFGVGGGFLTTPLLIFYGIPPTVAAASASTQVTGASISGVAAHMRRKGVDFRMGAVLVIGGIFGTFFGTILFQVLQRWGQIDTVISVLYVLMLGGIGGMMAKEAWGSVKAVRSGKPLPARKRRHHPLVANLPMRWRFYRSGLYISPIAPFMLGLVTGILTMLLGVGGGFIMVPAMLYLLGMGAQVVVGTSLFQILFVTIASTMMHSMTTRAVDIVLAGLLLIGSVTGAQLGAKFAQRMRPEYLRLALAAMVLLVAIRMALGLGFQPDEIYTIQLL; encoded by the coding sequence ATGGATATTTACCTGCCCATAGCCAATTTGTCTGTTGATGCGTTTGTCATCGTTTTGCTGGGCGGGCTTGTTGGCATCCTGTCGGGCATGTTTGGTGTCGGCGGCGGATTTCTGACGACACCGCTTTTGATATTCTATGGCATCCCTCCGACAGTGGCTGCCGCGTCCGCATCAACACAGGTCACCGGCGCCAGTATTTCCGGTGTCGCGGCTCATATGCGACGTAAAGGCGTTGATTTTCGGATGGGTGCGGTGCTCGTCATCGGCGGTATTTTTGGTACATTCTTTGGTACGATATTGTTCCAGGTTCTGCAGAGATGGGGGCAAATTGATACGGTAATCTCCGTACTCTATGTCCTGATGCTCGGCGGAATTGGCGGTATGATGGCGAAGGAAGCATGGGGCAGTGTGAAAGCAGTCCGTTCCGGTAAACCATTGCCAGCACGAAAAAGACGGCATCATCCGCTAGTCGCAAATCTGCCGATGCGGTGGCGCTTTTATCGCTCCGGTCTTTATATTTCTCCGATCGCTCCCTTCATGCTTGGTCTCGTAACAGGTATATTGACGATGTTGCTCGGCGTCGGTGGTGGGTTTATCATGGTTCCGGCGATGCTCTATCTACTTGGCATGGGCGCACAAGTTGTCGTTGGCACATCCCTGTTCCAGATTTTGTTCGTCACCATAGCCTCTACAATGATGCACAGCATGACGACCAGAGCGGTTGATATTGTCCTTGCCGGCCTGCTTTTGATTGGCAGTGTAACGGGCGCTCAACTGGGTGCAAAATTTGCGCAACGGATGCGGCCCGAATATCTCCGATTGGCACTTGCAGCCATGGTCTTGTTGGTCGCCATTCGGATGGCTCTCGGACTCGGTTTTCAGCCCGATGAAATTTATACGATACAGCTGCTATGA